A segment of the Parasynechococcus marenigrum WH 8102 genome:
ATGACTGCGATCCCTTCAAACAACAGCGGAATCGAGCGACTCCGTTGGTTTGTATTTAGGGAGAAAAAACGAACTGAAAGTTGAAAAAAACGTTAGGGATGATCGTTCTGGAGCGATCTGATTCAGCCAAAACACTGATGAACACTGACGATCAACAACCCCTTCTCAACGACTCAATGGAGAATCAATTGTGAAGAACAAGCACTGTCAGAGCTTATTGCTCACATCCACCAGATCAACCTGATCATCACCCCAGCCACCGCCCCTGAAGCTGACGACCCCATTCACCCCCAGCTGCTCATTGATCCAGGCCAGCAGCAGCGGTCCGACCAGAGCCGGTCGATCTTCCCCTTGAAAACTGCGCAGGCTGAAGTGGTCAGCACCCCTCACCAGCACCAGGCGATGGCCAAACTGTGCAGCCTTGGTATCGCGCATCGGGGAGATCGCCTCAGGGCCTGAAGGAACCACCCAGTCGCGGGTGCCACTGATCAACAGCACCTTGGAATTGAGGCTGGTGGTACTAGTGGGTTCAAACAGCAGACGCAAGGGAGGACTGACGGCCACGACAGCCTTGACCCGCTGGTCAGCAATACCGGCTCTGTTGATGCCGCTCAACCAGCTGCACTGGAGCACCCAGCTCAAGTTGCGCTCAGGGTCTTTGAGATCACTGCAATGGCTCTTGAGCTTGCGTTCAGTCGGAACACCACCTGCAAGCTGGAGTGTTGTGGTGGCACCCCAGGAATGACCCACCACCGCAACAGTCTCGGTGTTCAAGCCTCGGCCCTTCATCAGACGGCCAGACTCGACAGCATCGAGCAGAGCAGAGACATCCAGTGGACGCAGACGAAGTTCCTCCGGTCCTGGGGGCGGCCGATCACCGGCCAACATCGCCTTCTGTTGACTGAAATCACTGCCTGGGTGGTCCGGCAGGAGCACCGTATAACCCTGGGCCGCCAGCACCTCCCCCCATCCTTCAAACGATTCAGGGTCATCCCAGAGGCCATGGGAGATCACCACCAGACGCCCATTGGCTGAGCCATTTGGCACCAGGGTCAGCACCCTGAGTAGTTGCGGACGATGGGTCACAGAAAGACGAACGACCTGACGGGTCCAGGACGGCTTCAACGGAGCCCGCAACGATGGCGTGACCGTTTCAGCAGGCCCTGCCAAAGCCAAAGCAACGCCCTGCTCCTGATTGGCTTTGAGTCGGTTCGCCGCAACAGCCACCCGAGATAGATCAATGGAGGCCTGATCACCAGGCAGTTCCCGCAGGAAGCCGAGCACATTGGGTTGGCCATTGCGTTCAGCTCGCACCAG
Coding sequences within it:
- a CDS encoding alpha/beta hydrolase family protein; translated protein: MTRCRNHWAAFLSGLALSGFAAPAQALEHLMLRMPFLETSVTINLGEAESASELIRSSPDLDDLQSASGGQLLDLISKIFLAPLPVETKAFLEGSTGQPLLEQALIAAADLVDLDGVDPDTSGRMLTDALVRAERNGQPNVLGFLRELPGDQASIDLSRVAVAANRLKANQEQGVALALAGPAETVTPSLRAPLKPSWTRQVVRLSVTHRPQLLRVLTLVPNGSANGRLVVISHGLWDDPESFEGWGEVLAAQGYTVLLPDHPGSDFSQQKAMLAGDRPPPGPEELRLRPLDVSALLDAVESGRLMKGRGLNTETVAVVGHSWGATTTLQLAGGVPTERKLKSHCSDLKDPERNLSWVLQCSWLSGINRAGIADQRVKAVVAVSPPLRLLFEPTSTTSLNSKVLLISGTRDWVVPSGPEAISPMRDTKAAQFGHRLVLVRGADHFSLRSFQGEDRPALVGPLLLAWINEQLGVNGVVSFRGGGWGDDQVDLVDVSNKL